A single genomic interval of Mucilaginibacter boryungensis harbors:
- a CDS encoding AIR synthase related protein, producing the protein MTSSQRYDQRGVSASKDDVHNAIKNIDKGIFPQAFCKIIPDILSNDPAWCNIMHADGAGTKSSLAYSYWKQTGDISVWRGIAQDAVIMNLDDLLCVGATDNILLSSTIGRNKNLIPGEVIAAVINGTEEVLADLRSAGIGIYSTGGETADVGDLVRTIIVDSTVTCRMKRSEVISNHTIQPGDVIVGLSSSGQATYETEYNGGMGSNGLTSARHDVFNKSVANSYPESYDPAVPQDLVFSGSKQLTDMVDIGNGQSITAGKLVLSPTRTYAPIIKRILDKYRPQIHGMVHCSGGAQTKVLHFINNLHIIKDNLFPAPPLFKLIQSESGTSWQEMYKVFNMGHRMEIYVPRAIADELIAISKSFNVDAQIIGHVEASDKKHVTVRSEFGEFIYN; encoded by the coding sequence ATGACTTCTTCGCAAAGGTATGACCAAAGAGGCGTATCCGCATCTAAGGATGATGTACACAATGCCATTAAAAACATTGATAAGGGTATCTTCCCCCAGGCTTTCTGCAAAATAATTCCGGATATTTTAAGTAACGACCCTGCATGGTGCAACATTATGCATGCCGATGGGGCAGGTACCAAATCGTCTTTAGCTTATAGCTACTGGAAGCAAACCGGCGATATTTCCGTATGGCGTGGTATCGCGCAGGATGCGGTTATTATGAACCTTGACGATTTGCTATGCGTAGGCGCTACCGATAATATCCTGCTGTCATCAACCATCGGCCGTAATAAAAACCTGATACCCGGCGAAGTGATTGCCGCGGTGATAAACGGTACCGAAGAAGTTTTAGCCGATCTGCGTTCAGCTGGTATAGGCATTTATTCAACAGGTGGTGAAACCGCCGATGTGGGCGACCTGGTACGCACTATTATTGTCGATTCAACCGTTACCTGCCGTATGAAACGCAGCGAGGTGATATCAAACCATACCATACAGCCCGGCGACGTGATTGTGGGCTTATCCTCATCGGGACAAGCCACCTATGAAACCGAATATAATGGTGGTATGGGTTCAAACGGCCTTACTTCGGCTCGGCACGATGTGTTCAATAAATCGGTTGCCAACAGCTACCCCGAAAGCTATGACCCTGCCGTTCCTCAGGATTTAGTATTCTCGGGCAGTAAACAGCTAACGGATATGGTTGATATAGGCAACGGTCAAAGCATTACCGCAGGCAAGCTGGTGCTATCTCCAACACGCACCTACGCGCCTATTATCAAACGGATATTAGACAAGTACCGCCCGCAAATACATGGCATGGTACATTGTAGCGGCGGCGCGCAAACCAAGGTGCTGCATTTTATTAATAACCTGCACATTATAAAAGATAACCTGTTCCCTGCCCCACCATTGTTTAAACTGATCCAAAGCGAATCGGGCACCAGCTGGCAGGAAATGTATAAAGTATTTAATATGGGCCACCGTATGGAAATATATGTACCCCGCGCTATTGCCGATGAACTGATAGCCATATCAAAAAGCTTTAACGTAGATGCGCAGATTATTGGCCATGTGGAAGCTTCGGACAAGAAACATGTAACTGTGCGTTCAGAGTTTGGGGAGTTTATTTACAATTAA
- a CDS encoding glycoside hydrolase family 88/105 protein: MSSAKNKLFAAFTAAALFIGYQPVASARGMEKDSTLKKKYIVNIMHKVADWQLNAWNTTGFKHPKVDWTNAAAYTGLYAFGSMKGNDKYLDFLVNVGNSLNWNTGKSRFMADDYCIGQIYSLLYMKYKDKKMIAPFIQLADSIVAKPHDEGLEWKNRIQLREWAWCDALFMGPTALSYLSTATGDPKYLNTASKLWWKTTDYLYDNEEHLYFRDGSYLQKKEKNGKKVFWSRGNGWVLGGLVRVLDNMPANHPDRKRFETLYKDMEAKIASIQQPDGSWHASLLDPESYPVKETSGTGFYCYSILWGLNHGLLDEKTYWPVAKKAWAALTSSVHPDGMLGYVQRIGAAPDGVDFNSTEVYGVGAFLLSGTQLYQYVSKHPKAQ, translated from the coding sequence ATGTCATCTGCTAAAAACAAATTATTTGCTGCTTTTACTGCTGCAGCACTTTTTATAGGTTATCAGCCCGTTGCATCGGCACGAGGCATGGAAAAAGATTCGACCTTAAAGAAGAAATACATTGTAAACATTATGCATAAGGTTGCCGACTGGCAACTGAACGCCTGGAACACCACCGGCTTTAAGCACCCTAAAGTTGACTGGACAAACGCCGCCGCGTATACGGGGTTGTACGCGTTTGGCAGCATGAAAGGGAATGATAAATATCTTGATTTCCTGGTTAACGTTGGCAACTCGCTGAATTGGAATACCGGTAAAAGCCGCTTTATGGCCGATGATTATTGCATCGGGCAAATATATTCGTTGCTGTATATGAAATATAAAGACAAAAAAATGATTGCGCCGTTCATTCAGTTAGCTGATAGCATTGTGGCTAAACCGCATGATGAAGGCCTGGAATGGAAGAACCGCATACAATTGCGCGAGTGGGCCTGGTGCGATGCCTTATTTATGGGGCCAACCGCGCTTAGCTACTTAAGTACTGCAACTGGCGACCCGAAATACCTGAACACTGCCAGCAAACTATGGTGGAAAACGACAGATTACCTGTACGATAATGAGGAGCACTTATACTTTCGCGATGGTAGTTACCTGCAAAAGAAAGAAAAGAATGGCAAAAAAGTATTTTGGAGCCGTGGCAATGGCTGGGTGCTGGGCGGCCTGGTAAGGGTGCTTGATAATATGCCTGCCAACCATCCCGACAGGAAAAGGTTCGAAACGCTTTATAAAGATATGGAAGCCAAAATAGCTTCAATCCAACAGCCTGATGGCAGCTGGCATGCATCGCTGTTGGACCCGGAAAGCTATCCGGTTAAAGAAACCAGCGGCACCGGGTTTTACTGCTATTCTATTTTGTGGGGACTGAACCATGGTTTGTTAGATGAAAAAACCTATTGGCCAGTAGCTAAAAAAGCCTGGGCTGCGCTTACTTCATCTGTCCACCCCGATGGTATGTTAGGCTATGTACAGCGCATTGGCGCCGCACCTGACGGTGTCGATTTTAACAGCACCGAAGTGTATGGCGTAGGCGCTTTCCTGCTTAGTGGCACGCAATTGTACCAGTATGTAAGTAAACATCCGAAGGCGCAGTAA
- a CDS encoding Gfo/Idh/MocA family protein has protein sequence MKDKIRWGILSTAKIARTQVIPAIKQSQLGQVAAIASSDKNKAEQTAADLDIPKAYGSYKELLNDPGIDALYIPLPNQMHVDYTLQALAAGKHVLCEKPIGLNVRDAQRLIDGTAQYPHLKVMEAFMYRFHPQWQKAKQLVDDGALGGVRNVQCTFSYYNVDAGNIRNKAGGGALMDIGCYCISFPRFIFNAEPERVVGLLNIDANFGVDALTSGLLDFGSGRQATFTCSTQLEPFQQLNIFGAKGRLEIEIPVNAPNDTPCRLFLQRDRIVEEIIIPITNQYTQQVDAFAKAILNDTPVPTPLSDALGNMRVIDALFESGKKGEWAHL, from the coding sequence ATGAAAGATAAAATACGCTGGGGCATTTTGAGTACCGCCAAAATAGCACGCACACAGGTTATACCCGCTATAAAACAAAGCCAGTTGGGCCAGGTGGCTGCTATTGCATCATCAGATAAAAACAAAGCCGAACAAACGGCCGCCGATTTGGATATTCCCAAGGCTTATGGCAGTTATAAGGAATTGTTAAATGACCCTGGTATAGACGCGCTGTATATCCCGCTGCCCAACCAAATGCATGTTGATTATACCCTGCAAGCCCTGGCGGCGGGCAAACATGTACTGTGCGAAAAGCCTATCGGCCTGAACGTCCGCGATGCACAGCGCCTGATTGATGGTACCGCGCAATACCCGCATTTGAAAGTAATGGAAGCCTTTATGTACCGCTTTCATCCGCAATGGCAAAAGGCTAAACAATTGGTTGATGACGGCGCACTGGGCGGAGTGAGAAATGTACAATGCACGTTCTCATACTACAACGTTGATGCCGGCAATATTCGGAATAAAGCGGGTGGCGGGGCATTAATGGATATAGGCTGCTATTGTATCTCCTTTCCCCGGTTTATTTTTAACGCCGAGCCTGAGCGGGTGGTCGGTCTGTTAAACATCGACGCTAATTTTGGGGTAGATGCCCTAACATCGGGCCTGTTGGATTTTGGCAGCGGCAGGCAGGCTACTTTTACCTGTTCCACACAATTAGAACCATTTCAACAATTAAACATATTTGGTGCTAAAGGCCGGCTGGAAATAGAAATACCAGTTAATGCACCTAACGATACGCCATGCCGCCTGTTTTTACAACGTGACCGCATTGTTGAAGAAATTATTATACCCATAACTAACCAATACACCCAACAGGTTGACGCATTTGCCAAAGCCATATTAAATGATACGCCTGTACCAACCCCTTTAAGCGATGCGCTGGGGAACATGCGGGTGATTGATGCACTGTTTGAAAGCGGAAAGAAAGGGGAGTGGGCCCACCTGTAG
- a CDS encoding polysaccharide lyase gives MSKNLIRLTTLAVALIFVKTAQAQYPRIPPAVQAKADSALDEAKKRSDIAWAKALPIIERNEKEGKPYIPWANKPSDLPQAKIPAFPGAEGGGMYTSGGRGGRVIVVTSLADHGPGTLREACEQGGPRIIVFNVSGIIHLTDPISIRAPYITIEGQSAPGDGICVAGESTWIDTHDVVIRYLRFRRGATDVARRDDALGGNPVGNIIIDHVSASWGLDENMSIYRHVYDRKGQKQEKMATTNVTIQNSIFSEALDTYNHAFGSTIGGHNSTFMRNLWANNIARNPSVGMDEDFGFFNNVVFNWWNRSADGGDNKSLFNFINNYFKPGPITPMNEPIGHRILKPEAGRDPANKSHYGKVYVSGNIMEGNERVTKNNWDGGVQIQDMPDAGRYTDSIRADKPLPIMNPVTIIPAKDAWTYVLANAGCSLPKRDPVDERIVEDVRTGKIKYATSGIIEHIGAKYVKERLPDSYKQGIISDISQVGGYPEYKGIPYKDTDNDGIPDAYETAHGLNPKDASDSPKLAKNGGGYSNIEVYLNSLVPLKAVSPK, from the coding sequence ATGAGTAAAAATTTAATACGCCTGACAACTTTGGCTGTTGCCTTGATATTTGTTAAAACGGCCCAAGCACAATACCCCAGGATACCGCCTGCTGTGCAAGCCAAAGCCGATTCGGCATTGGATGAAGCCAAAAAGCGTTCGGACATTGCCTGGGCCAAAGCCCTTCCAATTATTGAACGTAATGAAAAGGAAGGCAAACCATATATCCCCTGGGCTAATAAACCATCTGATTTGCCACAAGCTAAAATCCCCGCATTCCCTGGTGCTGAAGGGGGTGGTATGTATACCTCCGGTGGTCGCGGCGGGAGGGTTATTGTAGTAACCAGCCTGGCCGATCATGGCCCGGGTACCCTGCGCGAAGCCTGCGAACAAGGCGGCCCGCGTATTATTGTTTTTAATGTATCGGGGATTATCCATTTGACCGATCCTATCAGTATCCGTGCGCCTTATATTACTATTGAAGGCCAGTCTGCCCCCGGCGATGGCATCTGTGTGGCGGGTGAATCAACCTGGATAGATACGCACGATGTGGTGATCCGTTACCTGCGGTTCCGTCGCGGCGCTACTGATGTGGCCCGCCGTGATGACGCTTTGGGCGGTAACCCGGTGGGTAATATTATTATCGACCATGTAAGCGCAAGCTGGGGCTTAGATGAGAACATGTCCATTTATCGCCATGTATACGATAGAAAAGGCCAGAAACAAGAGAAGATGGCTACTACTAATGTAACTATCCAAAACTCTATCTTCTCGGAAGCACTTGATACTTATAACCACGCTTTCGGCAGTACTATTGGCGGCCATAACAGCACGTTTATGCGCAACCTGTGGGCCAACAATATTGCCCGTAACCCATCCGTTGGTATGGACGAAGATTTTGGCTTCTTCAACAACGTAGTATTTAACTGGTGGAACCGCAGCGCCGATGGCGGCGATAACAAATCGCTGTTCAACTTCATAAACAACTATTTTAAACCGGGACCTATTACCCCTATGAACGAGCCGATCGGCCACCGGATATTGAAACCTGAAGCAGGCCGTGACCCGGCAAATAAGAGCCATTACGGGAAAGTATACGTAAGCGGCAATATTATGGAAGGCAACGAGCGTGTAACCAAAAACAACTGGGACGGCGGTGTGCAAATACAGGATATGCCCGATGCCGGCCGCTATACTGACAGCATCCGCGCCGATAAGCCATTGCCGATAATGAACCCGGTTACCATCATTCCTGCTAAAGATGCCTGGACCTACGTGCTGGCTAACGCAGGTTGCTCATTACCCAAACGCGACCCGGTTGATGAGCGTATTGTAGAAGATGTGCGCACCGGTAAAATTAAATATGCTACCAGCGGGATCATAGAACATATTGGCGCCAAATATGTAAAAGAACGCCTGCCAGATAGTTATAAGCAAGGTATCATCAGCGATATTAGCCAGGTTGGCGGTTACCCCGAATATAAAGGTATCCCATATAAAGACACGGATAATGACGGTATCCCCGACGCTTATGAAACCGCCCATGGACTGAACCCTAAAGATGCGTCTGATTCGCCGAAGCTGGCTAAGAATGGGGGCGGGTATAGCAATATTGAAGTTTACCTGAATAGCCTGGTACCGTTAAAAGCAGTGTCGCCTAAATAG
- a CDS encoding ArsR/SmtB family transcription factor, with product MDLKKFERISKALSDPNRVCILQEIKKKNNCLYCTEIHDFVTLAQPSISHHVKQLTDADLIIPEKEGRNLKYTLNEEVLDEYINYLNKLKG from the coding sequence GTGGATTTAAAAAAATTTGAGCGCATATCTAAAGCCCTCAGCGACCCTAACAGGGTATGTATATTGCAGGAGATCAAAAAGAAGAATAACTGCTTGTATTGTACCGAGATACATGATTTTGTCACCCTGGCGCAACCATCTATCTCGCATCACGTAAAGCAGCTTACAGATGCAGATCTGATCATCCCTGAAAAAGAAGGGCGCAACCTTAAATATACGCTGAACGAAGAAGTGCTGGACGAATACATCAACTACCTTAATAAATTAAAAGGTTAA
- a CDS encoding efflux RND transporter periplasmic adaptor subunit, with protein MKTQHNFINFKTGLLAVIIPAMFLGWVSCTTEAKNASATKSPAAAPVGVPVDAVILKPETIKDEMEATGTLVANQAVDIVSELNRKVISVNVKEGSVVGTGALLFQLDDADLQAQLEQLLQQQKLARLNEQRLKDLIQHQAVIQQDYDQTFTNLKVIEAQVQQLRVMIAKTRIRAPFSGRIGIIHVYPGSFVTPQTVLTNIEDYTRLKLDFTVPEKYAAVLREGSKVKFTVESNEKTYTATVQAHESKLDQNTRTLLIRAVSANPKEEILPGQSARLNIALNSAPNSLMVPSQALMPSSQGYTVYAIKNNKATMIPIQTGQRSDRNVQVLSGLAAGDTLITSNLMRLSPGAAVQVATINSIQN; from the coding sequence ATGAAAACTCAACATAACTTCATCAATTTTAAAACAGGCTTATTAGCCGTCATTATCCCGGCCATGTTTTTGGGCTGGGTAAGCTGTACTACCGAAGCTAAAAACGCATCTGCAACAAAATCGCCAGCCGCTGCCCCCGTTGGCGTACCGGTTGACGCTGTTATACTAAAACCGGAAACTATTAAAGACGAAATGGAAGCTACCGGTACCCTGGTGGCCAACCAGGCCGTTGATATTGTAAGCGAACTGAACCGCAAAGTTATTAGCGTGAACGTGAAAGAAGGCAGTGTGGTAGGCACGGGTGCTTTATTGTTCCAGTTAGATGATGCCGATTTGCAGGCTCAGTTAGAACAGCTTTTACAGCAACAAAAATTGGCCCGCCTGAACGAGCAACGCCTGAAAGACCTGATACAGCACCAGGCCGTTATCCAGCAGGATTACGACCAGACTTTCACTAACTTAAAAGTGATAGAGGCGCAGGTGCAGCAACTGCGGGTAATGATTGCAAAAACCCGTATCCGCGCGCCATTTAGCGGCCGTATTGGTATCATTCACGTTTATCCCGGTTCTTTTGTTACCCCGCAAACGGTGCTGACCAACATTGAGGATTATACGCGTTTGAAGCTTGATTTCACCGTGCCCGAAAAATACGCCGCGGTATTACGCGAAGGCAGCAAGGTAAAGTTCACTGTCGAATCGAACGAGAAAACTTATACCGCTACCGTACAGGCGCATGAAAGTAAATTAGATCAAAACACCCGCACGCTGTTGATCCGTGCTGTGAGCGCTAACCCTAAAGAGGAAATTTTACCGGGACAAAGCGCGCGTTTAAACATCGCCTTAAACTCGGCCCCTAATTCGCTGATGGTGCCGTCGCAGGCGCTAATGCCATCATCGCAAGGATATACGGTTTATGCTATTAAAAACAACAAAGCCACTATGATCCCTATCCAAACAGGTCAGCGCAGCGACCGTAACGTGCAAGTATTAAGTGGCTTAGCAGCCGGCGATACGCTGATCACCAGTAACCTGATGCGCCTTTCACCGGGTGCGGCAGTACAGGTGGCTACTATTAATTCAATCCAAAACTAA
- a CDS encoding efflux RND transporter permease subunit, giving the protein MSAISQMSISRPVLAGVMSVLLILFGIVGYTFLGTREYPVTDSPIVTITTVYPGASADIIASQVTKPLEEAIAEANGIRAISSVSREQVSVITVEFNLSTDLEAAANDVRDKVSKSRNQLPTDIEPTVVEKSGPPDILVFLTVKSKTKSLEDVTDFVNINIKESLQSIPGVRLVDSYAGRKRSMRLRMDPVKMASYGLTPGDIQDALQRENVDLPSGRIEGQNSEVTLRTQGRLVTEEDFNNMILSQKDGAIVRFRDIGTAVMSSQNERTAMIEFDGKTASYGVGTGVQPQRGANSLAIVEEFKKKFEEIKKSAPKEYDIALGKDFTVPVRNSLSEVKETLIIAFGLVALIIFIFLRDWRSTIIPLVAIPVSIISAFFIMYIAGFSINVLTLLGLVLAIGLVVDDAIVVLENIYSKVEKGMSPIEAARKGSDEIYFAVISTTITLAAVFLPILFLGGITGRLFREFAIVVSGSVLISAFVALTLSPMMSAYLLKANASHSWLYRKTEPWFVAINNGYGKSLALFLKHRWLGFVLLFASFGIAYLILPKLPSELAPLEDRSMIGLAVIAPEGTSYESMENTMKQVGNFVNDSVPDLNGGRTYSGIAASVGTLAQPVNGGFQWIFLKDPKDRKSGLTQQQVFQKLVVASQKFRNVLIIPIQIPTIGGFATTQPVQYVIKAPDLQQLIKVMPKIMGAVYTNPKLTFQDPDFKVNRPEISISIDRQRAAQLGISTQEIGKTLQLALSGRRYGYFIYNDRQYEVIGQLDRKERAAPYDLRSLFLKAGNAQMVSLDNLVNLKEGISPPAIYRYNQSYAVTISATPAAGVSLGEALQEMDKIAAKELPKGFTTALAGQSRDFSESSSSLIYAFIFAIVLIYLVLAAQFESLIDPFIILLTVPMAVTGAVLSLWASGHTVNIFSEIGIIMLIGLITKNGILIVEFANHNKGEGQSIKDAVRNAAISRFRPILMTTLAMIFGTLPIALANGSRQSLGIVVVGGLVFAGILTLYVIPAVYSFFARPARKKAEVEGQELKAASQIQLQYEESI; this is encoded by the coding sequence ATGAGTGCTATATCACAAATGAGTATATCCCGGCCGGTGCTGGCAGGAGTAATGTCAGTTTTACTGATACTCTTCGGCATCGTCGGTTATACATTCCTGGGCACACGGGAATATCCCGTTACCGATTCGCCCATTGTAACCATAACCACGGTTTACCCTGGTGCCAGCGCCGACATTATTGCGTCGCAGGTAACCAAACCGTTGGAAGAAGCTATTGCCGAAGCAAACGGCATCCGCGCCATATCATCTGTATCGCGCGAACAAGTAAGTGTTATTACTGTAGAATTTAACCTGAGCACCGACCTGGAAGCCGCCGCTAATGATGTGCGCGACAAAGTTTCCAAATCGCGTAATCAGTTACCTACGGATATTGAACCCACAGTTGTAGAAAAATCCGGCCCGCCGGATATATTGGTATTCCTTACCGTAAAAAGTAAAACCAAAAGTCTGGAAGACGTTACCGATTTTGTAAACATCAATATTAAGGAAAGCCTGCAATCTATCCCCGGCGTAAGGCTTGTTGATAGTTATGCGGGGCGCAAGCGCTCTATGCGTTTAAGGATGGACCCCGTTAAAATGGCATCGTACGGTTTAACTCCCGGGGATATCCAGGACGCTTTGCAGCGCGAGAATGTGGATTTGCCAAGCGGCCGTATTGAAGGCCAGAACAGTGAAGTTACCCTGCGTACCCAGGGCAGGCTGGTAACCGAAGAGGATTTTAATAATATGATCCTGAGCCAGAAAGATGGCGCTATTGTGCGTTTCCGCGATATTGGAACTGCGGTAATGTCATCGCAAAACGAGCGTACCGCCATGATAGAGTTTGATGGCAAAACGGCCAGCTATGGTGTAGGTACAGGTGTGCAGCCTCAACGCGGCGCTAACTCGCTGGCTATTGTAGAGGAGTTTAAGAAAAAATTTGAAGAGATCAAAAAAAGTGCGCCTAAGGAATACGATATCGCTTTGGGTAAAGACTTTACCGTGCCGGTACGTAACTCGCTATCGGAAGTAAAGGAAACGCTTATTATCGCCTTCGGCTTGGTAGCGCTGATCATTTTCATCTTCCTGCGCGACTGGCGCAGCACCATCATCCCATTAGTGGCTATCCCGGTATCTATCATTTCAGCCTTCTTTATCATGTATATCGCCGGGTTCTCCATCAACGTGTTAACGCTGTTAGGATTAGTATTGGCCATAGGCCTGGTGGTGGACGACGCGATTGTAGTGCTGGAGAACATTTACAGCAAGGTAGAAAAAGGTATGTCGCCAATTGAGGCGGCTCGGAAAGGGTCGGACGAGATCTACTTTGCGGTTATCTCAACAACTATTACCCTGGCTGCTGTGTTCCTGCCTATCTTGTTCCTTGGCGGCATAACCGGGCGTTTATTCCGCGAGTTTGCTATTGTGGTATCAGGTTCGGTACTAATATCGGCTTTTGTAGCATTAACCTTATCGCCAATGATGAGCGCTTACCTGTTGAAGGCCAATGCATCGCATAGTTGGTTATACCGCAAAACCGAGCCATGGTTTGTGGCTATAAATAACGGTTACGGCAAATCGCTGGCTTTGTTTTTAAAACACCGCTGGTTAGGGTTTGTCCTGCTGTTTGCATCGTTCGGTATTGCTTATCTCATCTTACCCAAACTGCCATCAGAACTGGCGCCGCTGGAAGACCGTTCCATGATAGGCCTTGCTGTAATTGCCCCCGAGGGTACATCGTACGAAAGTATGGAGAATACCATGAAACAAGTGGGCAATTTTGTAAACGATTCAGTCCCCGATTTAAATGGCGGGCGTACCTATTCGGGTATCGCAGCCTCGGTTGGTACGCTGGCACAGCCGGTTAACGGTGGTTTCCAATGGATCTTTTTAAAGGACCCTAAAGACCGTAAAAGCGGGCTGACCCAGCAACAGGTATTCCAGAAACTGGTAGTGGCATCGCAGAAGTTCCGCAATGTGCTGATCATCCCTATACAAATACCAACCATTGGCGGCTTTGCAACCACGCAGCCGGTGCAGTACGTAATAAAAGCGCCCGATTTGCAGCAACTGATAAAAGTAATGCCGAAAATAATGGGGGCGGTTTATACCAATCCTAAGTTAACTTTCCAGGATCCCGATTTTAAGGTGAACCGTCCGGAGATCAGTATTTCTATCGATCGTCAGCGTGCTGCGCAACTGGGCATATCAACCCAGGAGATAGGTAAAACCCTGCAACTGGCCCTGTCAGGCCGCCGTTATGGCTACTTTATTTATAACGACAGACAGTACGAAGTGATTGGTCAGTTAGACAGGAAAGAGCGTGCGGCGCCTTACGATTTGCGTTCGCTGTTCCTGAAAGCGGGTAACGCCCAGATGGTATCGCTGGATAACCTGGTGAATTTAAAGGAAGGCATCAGTCCGCCGGCCATTTACAGGTACAATCAATCCTACGCGGTAACTATTAGCGCTACGCCTGCAGCAGGTGTAAGTTTAGGCGAAGCACTGCAGGAAATGGACAAAATAGCCGCTAAAGAACTGCCTAAAGGTTTCACAACCGCACTGGCCGGCCAAAGCCGCGATTTTAGCGAAAGCAGCTCAAGCTTAATATACGCTTTTATATTCGCTATAGTGTTAATTTACCTGGTGCTGGCTGCCCAGTTTGAAAGTTTGATCGATCCGTTCATCATCCTTTTAACCGTGCCAATGGCCGTTACCGGGGCAGTGCTTAGTTTATGGGCGAGCGGGCACACCGTTAATATATTCAGCGAGATAGGTATTATTATGCTGATAGGGCTGATCACTAAAAACGGTATCCTTATCGTAGAGTTTGCCAATCATAATAAAGGGGAAGGCCAATCCATTAAGGACGCGGTACGCAATGCGGCTATCTCCCGTTTCCGGCCGATATTAATGACCACACTGGCCATGATATTTGGTACCCTGCCTATTGCTTTGGCCAACGGCAGCAGGCAATCGTTAGGTATAGTGGTAGTAGGCGGACTGGTGTTTGCCGGTATCCTTACCCTGTATGTTATCCCGGCTGTATATTCCTTCTTTGCCCGTCCTGCCCGTAAAAAGGCAGAAGTGGAGGGGCAGGAATTAAAAGCAGCCTCACAAATTCAGTTACAATATGAAGAATCAATTTAA
- a CDS encoding TolC family protein: MKNQFKAHALAWAVLLIFALAVSKAHAQSHIDLGINDAVRLAGIHNRELKSDSLNIGKAQQQTVISRALLLPNIGITGQYQRYFQKPVFFGLGGAPATSGSIPYSRFGGDDQVGAQVGLVQSLYNPSATAGLKQAKLYEKQAGLLYRDKEADITATVKQVYLRMLVLGKRLQLQKESITRNKKALEDSRSLLAQGKALRVDTLRAFTNLKNLEPDILRLTYAIEVSRQQLKVLLALDEKTEVNLTDTLSYNAGDVLPDEEGLYKEALAQRPDLKALELNKTISQSQVDIAKAGKLPVLNLVGQYQVQSQANGFKWSGSSWPPVSFAGLQFAIPIFSGNSNKAKVARAKIEVEQSTVNYTNAREQLRVGVKQVIANLAETNQRIQIQAKVAETAALSYNITQYRYERGVASRLELLDAELGLTTAKSNYLEAIYDYQSAKIDLERVLASKN; the protein is encoded by the coding sequence ATGAAGAATCAATTTAAGGCACACGCGCTTGCATGGGCGGTGCTGCTGATATTTGCTTTGGCGGTGTCCAAAGCGCATGCCCAATCGCATATTGATTTGGGTATAAATGATGCCGTGCGATTAGCCGGCATACATAACCGCGAACTAAAAAGCGACTCGCTGAACATAGGCAAGGCGCAACAACAAACTGTAATATCGCGCGCCTTGTTGCTGCCTAATATCGGTATCACGGGGCAGTACCAAAGGTATTTTCAAAAGCCGGTTTTCTTTGGTTTGGGTGGTGCCCCAGCTACTTCAGGCAGTATACCTTATAGCCGCTTTGGTGGCGATGACCAGGTTGGCGCACAGGTGGGTTTGGTACAATCCTTATACAACCCTTCGGCCACAGCCGGGCTAAAGCAAGCAAAGCTTTACGAAAAACAAGCCGGGCTGCTGTATCGCGATAAAGAAGCCGACATAACCGCTACGGTAAAACAGGTTTACCTGCGCATGCTGGTTTTGGGCAAAAGGCTGCAATTGCAAAAAGAAAGCATTACCCGAAACAAAAAAGCGCTGGAAGATTCCCGTTCATTACTGGCACAAGGTAAGGCCCTGCGCGTTGATACCCTGCGCGCCTTCACCAACCTGAAAAACCTGGAACCTGATATTTTGCGGTTAACCTACGCTATTGAGGTGAGCAGGCAGCAGTTAAAAGTTTTGCTTGCGCTGGATGAGAAAACGGAAGTGAACCTAACCGACACGTTATCCTACAATGCAGGGGATGTGTTACCGGACGAAGAAGGTTTGTATAAAGAAGCCCTCGCCCAGCGCCCCGACCTGAAAGCTTTGGAATTAAATAAAACCATTAGCCAAAGCCAGGTTGATATTGCCAAAGCCGGCAAGCTGCCGGTGCTTAATTTGGTGGGCCAGTACCAGGTGCAAAGCCAGGCCAATGGTTTCAAATGGTCGGGCAGTAGTTGGCCGCCGGTATCGTTCGCAGGTTTACAGTTTGCTATCCCAATATTCTCTGGCAATTCCAACAAAGCCAAAGTAGCCCGGGCTAAGATTGAGGTAGAACAATCTACCGTTAACTATACCAACGCGCGGGAGCAACTGCGGGTGGGTGTAAAACAGGTGATAGCTAATTTGGCCGAAACCAATCAGCGTATACAAATACAGGCGAAAGTAGCGGAAACCGCTGCCCTGAGTTACAATATTACGCAGTACAGGTATGAAAGAGGAGTAGCATCGCGTTTGGAATTGCTTGACGCGGAACTTGGTTTAACTACCGCAAAATCAAACTACCTGGAAGCAATATATGATTATCAGTCAGCCAAGATCGATCTGGAACGCGTATTGGCCAGTAAGAATTAA